The Clostridiaceae bacterium HFYG-1003 genome includes a window with the following:
- a CDS encoding transposase, with protein sequence MGKIKQIFEEHWDQFVAENPEMIRISVHKEVERMLNCGKFENGWTVYTCAQCTSEVLVPFTCKSRFCSSCGKLYRDKWAEKLESRLINAPHKHLVFTIPAELRIYFRKNRGMLKDLSDRAAKVLKETIYQMNQTQRFETGIISVIHTFGRDLKWNPHVHIIMSLRCLGVTEDRTLKYLNYKKLRYFWQKELLDLMKESFPTGWMCSLINKLYKQKENGFYVYAKGEITDLQIVSKYLARYAGRPAIAESRIVAYDGKTVTFKYTPHGQSQEVQESISAMEFIHRLIIHIPDTHFKMIRNYGIYSRNNLRARRIERRLISKEKYARLKKMKTWKFRMMLEYDKNPLKCECGALMKKSDIVVPEKRRNQERYRWEGRNAG encoded by the coding sequence ATGGGTAAGATTAAGCAGATTTTCGAGGAACACTGGGATCAGTTCGTTGCTGAGAACCCCGAAATGATTCGCATATCGGTCCACAAAGAAGTGGAACGGATGTTGAATTGCGGCAAGTTTGAAAACGGATGGACTGTATACACTTGTGCACAATGTACTTCTGAGGTCTTGGTTCCATTCACCTGTAAAAGCCGTTTCTGTTCCAGTTGCGGAAAGCTCTACCGGGATAAGTGGGCGGAAAAACTTGAGTCCCGACTGATCAATGCGCCCCATAAGCATCTGGTATTTACGATTCCGGCGGAACTCAGAATCTATTTTCGGAAGAACCGGGGAATGCTAAAGGATCTCTCAGATCGCGCTGCTAAAGTTTTGAAGGAAACGATCTACCAGATGAATCAGACGCAGCGGTTTGAAACCGGCATCATCAGCGTAATTCACACTTTTGGCCGGGACTTGAAATGGAACCCACACGTTCATATCATCATGTCTTTGCGTTGTCTGGGAGTTACGGAAGATCGCACGTTAAAGTATCTAAATTACAAGAAACTACGGTATTTCTGGCAAAAAGAGTTGCTCGATCTGATGAAAGAGTCCTTTCCAACGGGATGGATGTGTTCTTTGATAAACAAGCTATACAAGCAGAAAGAGAATGGATTTTATGTTTATGCCAAAGGCGAAATCACCGATCTTCAGATTGTGTCGAAGTATCTGGCCCGATATGCTGGACGTCCTGCAATCGCTGAATCAAGAATAGTTGCATATGACGGCAAGACAGTGACATTTAAGTATACGCCTCACGGTCAGTCCCAGGAAGTTCAGGAATCCATTAGTGCCATGGAGTTCATCCATCGGTTAATCATTCATATTCCGGATACTCACTTTAAGATGATTCGAAACTATGGAATCTACTCGCGAAACAACTTGAGAGCCAGGCGAATCGAACGCAGACTGATATCCAAAGAAAAATACGCAAGATTAAAGAAAATGAAAACATGGAAGTTCCGTATGATGCTCGAATATGATAAAAATCCATTGAAATGCGAATGTGGTGCACTCATGAAAAAGAGTGATATAGTGGTACCTGAGAAAAGAAGAAATCAGGAAAGGTACAGGTGGGAAGGACGAAATGCAGGTTAG
- a CDS encoding TVP38/TMEM64 family protein encodes MEIEMTQVQRKKRIIHATSFLAFILAGAFFVYGIRTGIFKSQTAMAAFLEPFGLMAPLVFIAFTAIQSVFMIVPGALGNLVGVLLFGPVWGILCNYLGTVIGSSINFYLARFYGPDIIRIFSSEKGLNKYQKWLEGDERKFHKWFAIAIFLPLAPDDLLCYMAGLTNMTFKKFIIIILLGKPLAVTAYSLLLSCSFTNLLNALGW; translated from the coding sequence ATGGAAATTGAGATGACCCAGGTACAACGCAAAAAACGAATAATCCATGCCACTTCATTCCTGGCTTTCATCTTGGCAGGAGCTTTCTTTGTGTATGGAATCCGAACCGGAATTTTCAAATCACAGACAGCTATGGCGGCCTTCCTGGAACCCTTTGGGTTGATGGCGCCGCTGGTATTCATTGCCTTCACGGCCATTCAGTCCGTCTTCATGATTGTGCCGGGAGCTCTGGGAAACCTGGTCGGTGTCCTGCTCTTTGGACCTGTCTGGGGGATATTGTGCAATTATTTGGGGACTGTTATTGGTTCTTCCATAAATTTCTATCTTGCCCGGTTCTACGGACCTGATATCATCCGGATTTTCAGTTCGGAAAAAGGCTTGAATAAATATCAGAAATGGCTGGAAGGGGATGAGCGCAAATTCCACAAATGGTTTGCAATCGCAATCTTTCTTCCCCTGGCCCCTGATGATTTGCTGTGCTACATGGCCGGGCTGACCAATATGACCTTTAAAAAATTCATTATCATCATCCTTTTGGGCAAACCGTTGGCTGTTACGGCCTATTCGCTGCTCTTGAGCTGCAGCTTTACCAACCTGCTCAATGCCCTGGGCTGGTAG
- a CDS encoding thiamine-binding protein gives MNSSIAIQILPGVSETSEVVRIVDEVIDYIRRTGLTYYVGPFETTVEGDFEELMEIAKQAQLIAIQAGAPSVSMYLKSVYRPSGDLLTIDEKVTKHHR, from the coding sequence ATGAATTCAAGCATTGCGATTCAGATTTTACCAGGCGTGTCAGAGACCAGCGAAGTAGTTCGCATCGTGGATGAGGTGATTGACTACATTCGCAGGACTGGTCTGACTTATTATGTGGGTCCCTTTGAAACGACGGTGGAAGGTGACTTTGAGGAACTGATGGAAATTGCGAAACAGGCCCAGCTGATTGCAATCCAGGCCGGAGCGCCCTCCGTGTCGATGTACCTGAAATCCGTCTATCGGCCTTCGGGCGATCTTCTGACCATTGATGAAAAAGTTACAAAGCATCACCGATAA
- a CDS encoding IS110 family transposase, producing the protein MKLYVGIDVSSEKLDVCFLDSEANILKECVLPNNLNGAAILKADILHFTQKTAYTRVIAGMESTSVYSFHPSTFLALDPELKAIGLAVVVMNPKSIHRFKGIFEEDKTDVIDAFRIADFLRFERFNTSLLKEEKYLSLQRLTRSRYQLMQQMTECKQHFLENLYYKCNTLTKEVDTSVFGAAMMDLLTDSLTLDDIAKMDLEELASILQQKGRGRFGDPLKLAESIAKAARDSYRLGKVMQESVDVVLATYALMIKTIKDQIKSLEKAIEQILETLPESQSLLSIPGIGPVYAAGILAEVGQIGRFENEAKLAKYAGLYWKRNQSGNYESERTSLTRTGNHYLRYNLVEAANSVMRNEPVYREYYLKKYNEVPKNQHKRALVLTARKLVRMVDVLLRNHQLYAPERSV; encoded by the coding sequence ATGAAATTATATGTCGGTATCGACGTTAGTTCCGAAAAACTGGATGTGTGTTTTCTCGACAGTGAAGCCAATATTCTCAAAGAGTGTGTCCTGCCTAACAATCTCAATGGAGCCGCAATCCTCAAAGCGGATATCCTGCATTTCACACAAAAGACTGCTTACACCCGGGTGATTGCAGGTATGGAATCGACATCGGTTTACAGCTTCCATCCATCCACCTTCCTGGCTTTAGACCCTGAACTCAAAGCCATTGGTCTGGCGGTCGTTGTCATGAACCCCAAGTCCATTCACCGCTTCAAGGGAATTTTCGAAGAAGATAAAACAGATGTCATTGATGCTTTCCGCATCGCTGATTTCCTGCGTTTTGAACGGTTCAATACATCCCTCCTGAAGGAAGAGAAGTATTTGTCTCTGCAGCGACTGACACGGTCACGATATCAGCTGATGCAGCAGATGACGGAGTGCAAACAGCACTTCCTGGAGAATCTCTACTACAAATGCAACACCCTGACCAAGGAAGTGGATACTTCGGTCTTTGGGGCTGCCATGATGGATCTTCTCACCGATTCCCTCACCTTGGATGACATCGCCAAAATGGATCTGGAAGAACTGGCTTCCATCCTCCAGCAGAAGGGGCGTGGCCGTTTCGGCGACCCCCTGAAGCTGGCCGAGTCCATTGCCAAGGCTGCAAGGGACTCCTACCGCCTCGGTAAGGTAATGCAGGAATCTGTGGACGTGGTGCTTGCCACCTACGCACTGATGATCAAAACCATCAAGGATCAGATCAAATCTCTTGAAAAAGCCATAGAGCAAATCCTTGAGACATTGCCAGAGAGCCAGAGTCTGCTCAGTATTCCTGGGATTGGACCCGTTTATGCTGCGGGCATCCTGGCGGAGGTGGGTCAGATCGGACGCTTCGAGAATGAAGCCAAGCTGGCTAAGTACGCCGGTCTTTACTGGAAGCGGAACCAGTCTGGTAACTATGAATCAGAACGAACCTCCCTGACCCGGACCGGAAACCACTACCTGCGTTACAATCTGGTTGAAGCTGCCAATTCAGTGATGCGCAATGAGCCGGTATATCGGGAGTACTACCTCAAGAAATACAACGAAGTTCCTAAAAATCAGCATAAACGAGCCCTCGTCCTTACCGCCAGAAAACTTGTGCGCATGGTGGATGTGCTGCTACGAAACCACCAACTTTATGCACCGGAAAGGAGTGTATAG
- a CDS encoding glycosyltransferase family 4 protein has product MKVLIASDFFAPTINGVVTSIINLQNELEKHGHEVKILTLRQKESFGYEECVYVIPSFSAGKFYPGARIMRTLATDELNEIKDWGPDIIHTNNEFSTFLLAQMMATKLDIPIVHTYHTVYEDYIHYFSPNETIGRSLVRRLSKTLLERTDAVIVPTEKVRGILNRYDVKTAIYTVPSGIDLTRFQRVDHTQVRQELRSRYGIGEEEFVLLSLGRLAKEKNIEEIVRFLQNLDPAIRLMIVGGGPYQEILETYVEDLGLKDRVIFSGMVTPERVPDYYHMADAFVSGSTSETQGLTYGEALACGLPAVCRRDGAIEDVIINGVNGWQYETGEEFCDAVKALASDPQLRKSMGQAALESSRQFSTEVFYERVMKVYEETLKGPRNHRASLPVKLRRKLYQSVDENLDLNMDDWNHLGTSRF; this is encoded by the coding sequence ATGAAAGTGCTGATTGCCAGTGACTTCTTTGCTCCGACCATAAACGGAGTAGTCACATCGATCATAAATTTGCAAAATGAATTGGAAAAGCATGGACACGAAGTCAAGATCCTGACGCTGCGGCAGAAGGAATCCTTTGGCTATGAAGAATGTGTCTATGTCATTCCGTCTTTTTCTGCCGGGAAGTTCTATCCGGGAGCCCGGATCATGCGGACTCTGGCCACCGATGAACTCAATGAGATCAAGGACTGGGGACCGGATATCATTCATACCAACAATGAATTTTCCACCTTTCTGCTGGCCCAGATGATGGCCACCAAGCTGGACATACCCATCGTTCATACCTATCATACGGTCTATGAGGACTATATTCACTACTTCTCGCCCAATGAAACCATTGGACGCAGTCTGGTCCGGCGTCTGTCAAAGACGCTGCTGGAACGAACCGATGCAGTCATCGTTCCCACCGAGAAAGTTCGGGGGATCCTGAACCGCTACGATGTCAAGACTGCGATTTATACGGTGCCCTCCGGCATCGATCTGACCCGCTTCCAGCGAGTCGATCACACTCAGGTGCGTCAGGAACTGCGGTCGCGGTACGGAATCGGGGAAGAGGAATTTGTCCTGCTGTCCCTGGGCCGGCTGGCCAAGGAAAAGAACATCGAAGAAATTGTCAGATTCCTGCAGAACCTGGATCCCGCCATTCGGCTGATGATTGTCGGCGGGGGACCCTATCAGGAAATTCTGGAAACCTATGTGGAAGACCTTGGGCTGAAGGACCGGGTGATTTTCAGCGGCATGGTAACTCCGGAGCGGGTTCCTGACTATTACCATATGGCGGATGCCTTTGTTTCCGGTTCCACCTCTGAGACGCAGGGACTGACCTATGGGGAAGCCCTGGCCTGCGGTCTGCCGGCAGTCTGCCGGCGCGACGGCGCCATCGAGGACGTCATCATCAATGGAGTGAACGGCTGGCAGTATGAGACCGGTGAAGAGTTCTGCGACGCGGTCAAAGCGCTGGCTTCAGATCCCCAGCTGAGAAAGTCAATGGGACAGGCCGCCCTGGAATCCTCCCGGCAGTTCTCCACGGAAGTTTTTTATGAGCGGGTCATGAAGGTTTATGAAGAAACCCTGAAAGGGCCGCGCAATCACCGGGCGTCACTGCCGGTCAAGCTGCGGCGCAAGCTCTATCAGTCCGTTGATGAAAATCTGGACCTGAACATGGATGACTGGAATCATCTGGGCACGTCCCGCTTCTAG
- a CDS encoding ABC transporter permease, whose translation MMKKLQSITDKLYSITAIGLLVILWQAVSLAQLVPSFMLPSPVEVVRAFLRDLPLLMMHARVTLFEAFLGLMLGIVLGFVIALLMDLLRGLRKALYPLLVVTQTVPTVAIAPLLVLWFGYGIFPKVVLIVLTTFFPIAIGLFDGFQSVDPDAVNLMRSMGASRMQIFRHIKLPGATNSFFAALKISASYSIVGAVISEWLGGFTGLGVYMTRVIKSYSYDKMFAVIFLISGISLVLMALVKFLHRRMTPWDQPEADSNES comes from the coding sequence TTGATGAAAAAGTTACAAAGCATCACCGATAAACTTTACAGCATCACGGCGATCGGACTGCTGGTGATTTTGTGGCAGGCTGTCTCCCTGGCGCAACTGGTGCCCAGCTTCATGCTGCCTTCCCCGGTGGAGGTGGTGCGGGCCTTTCTCCGGGATCTGCCACTGCTGATGATGCATGCGCGGGTTACCCTGTTCGAGGCGTTCCTCGGATTGATGCTGGGCATTGTCCTGGGTTTTGTCATTGCCCTGCTGATGGACCTGCTCAGAGGTCTGCGCAAAGCGCTGTACCCCCTGCTGGTTGTAACCCAGACGGTTCCGACGGTGGCGATCGCGCCGCTCCTGGTGCTGTGGTTTGGCTACGGCATCTTCCCTAAGGTGGTGCTCATTGTGCTCACGACCTTCTTCCCGATTGCGATCGGTCTGTTTGACGGCTTCCAGTCGGTGGATCCGGATGCCGTCAACCTGATGCGCTCCATGGGAGCCAGCCGGATGCAGATCTTCCGTCACATCAAGCTCCCCGGAGCCACCAACTCCTTTTTTGCCGCTCTGAAAATTTCAGCATCCTATTCCATTGTCGGCGCAGTAATTTCTGAGTGGTTGGGCGGATTCACCGGGTTGGGTGTCTACATGACGCGAGTGATCAAATCCTATTCCTACGATAAAATGTTTGCCGTCATTTTCCTGATCTCCGGCATCAGCCTCGTGCTGATGGCGCTGGTGAAATTCCTGCACCGCCGCATGACTCCGTGGGATCAGCCGGAAGCAGACAGTAACGAAAGCTGA
- a CDS encoding ABC transporter ATP-binding protein, translated as MLSSPDSKREQPVLETRGIRKDYGGQVLLDDINITVYPGELVSILGMSGSGKTTLFNIISGLIQPEEGQVLLHGREVTGETGHIAYMLQKDLLLPYKTILDNVALPLEIRGVSRDEARAKAGEDFDFFGLAGTEHKYPRQLSGGMRQRAALLRTYLFSKDLALLDEPFSALDTITRSSLHQWYLEVMDRIHLTTLFITHDIDEAILLSDRICLLTGSPSQISREIRIEEPRPRSPEFRVSEEFLRYKRMILNELKNQ; from the coding sequence ATGCTTTCATCCCCGGACAGTAAGCGGGAACAGCCCGTCCTTGAAACCCGGGGCATCCGCAAGGACTACGGCGGCCAGGTGCTGCTTGATGACATCAATATTACGGTTTACCCCGGAGAGCTGGTGAGCATTCTCGGTATGTCCGGTTCCGGAAAAACCACCCTGTTCAATATCATTTCAGGCTTGATCCAGCCGGAGGAAGGCCAGGTTCTCCTGCATGGCCGGGAAGTCACCGGAGAAACCGGGCACATTGCCTACATGCTGCAAAAAGACCTGCTCCTGCCCTATAAGACCATCCTGGATAATGTCGCCCTGCCCCTGGAAATACGCGGAGTCAGTCGGGACGAAGCCAGGGCAAAAGCCGGCGAGGACTTTGACTTCTTCGGGCTGGCCGGAACAGAACACAAGTATCCGAGACAGCTATCAGGGGGCATGCGCCAGCGGGCCGCGCTGCTTCGAACCTATCTGTTTTCGAAGGATCTGGCACTGCTGGATGAGCCGTTCTCGGCCCTTGATACCATCACCCGGTCTTCCCTCCATCAGTGGTACCTTGAGGTCATGGACCGCATTCACCTGACCACGCTGTTCATTACCCATGACATTGATGAAGCCATTCTCCTGTCCGACCGGATTTGTCTTCTGACCGGCTCGCCCAGTCAGATCAGCCGGGAGATTCGGATTGAGGAACCCAGACCCCGCTCGCCGGAATTCCGGGTCAGCGAAGAATTCCTCCGGTACAAGCGGATGATTCTCAACGAACTGAAGAATCAGTGA
- a CDS encoding amidohydrolase: MSHCIDLRRALHRHPEAGFTEFFSTSLAATELSRQGWTLHLGQELYETARLGIPEQPVLEAALERARAAGADPVHLERMAGGYTGLIATMQRETGPTVTLRFDLDCVEVQEDLDVPWKSLTPGLMHACGHDGHTAVGIELARRLSELPWTGCVNLVFQPAEEGVRGGSIFSQSSLLQGTDYFLSGHLGITNDAEDTLYSTVSHSMNTSKWDLTVKGESVHAALYPEQGINALLAAADLVVELYRLPDNDQTQLNVGTLTAGTGRNVVAGEAKLRAETRGSSRESHDRLNQAFGETCREMERRHGVRISQTLAGEAIYSPPHPELCALAAGQAEAAGLRSEPKPYPMMGSEDAFYFIDRVHREGGQGAYFIFGTAIRAPHHNPMFDFNEAILEKMVSFYTALTRELLSAPRR, translated from the coding sequence ATGAGCCATTGCATTGATCTGCGCCGGGCGCTGCACCGCCACCCCGAAGCCGGATTTACCGAATTTTTCAGTACGAGCCTGGCGGCCACGGAATTATCCAGGCAGGGCTGGACCCTGCACCTGGGACAGGAGCTATATGAGACAGCCCGTCTGGGCATCCCGGAGCAGCCGGTCCTGGAAGCCGCTCTGGAACGAGCCCGGGCCGCCGGAGCGGATCCCGTCCACCTGGAGCGGATGGCAGGTGGCTACACCGGCCTGATCGCGACCATGCAGCGCGAGACTGGCCCCACCGTGACCCTTCGCTTTGACCTGGACTGCGTCGAAGTTCAGGAAGATCTGGATGTTCCCTGGAAATCCCTGACGCCCGGACTGATGCATGCCTGCGGTCATGACGGGCACACCGCCGTCGGCATTGAACTCGCCCGCCGGCTGAGTGAACTTCCCTGGACCGGCTGCGTCAACCTGGTGTTTCAGCCGGCGGAGGAAGGCGTGCGCGGCGGATCGATTTTTTCTCAGTCCAGCCTGCTTCAGGGCACCGATTACTTTCTGTCCGGTCATCTGGGAATCACCAACGATGCCGAAGATACCCTCTATTCCACCGTATCCCACAGCATGAACACCTCCAAATGGGATCTCACCGTCAAAGGGGAATCCGTCCATGCCGCGCTCTATCCTGAACAAGGAATCAACGCCCTGCTGGCTGCCGCCGATCTGGTGGTAGAGCTGTACCGGCTGCCGGACAATGACCAGACCCAGCTGAACGTCGGCACCCTGACTGCCGGAACCGGTCGCAATGTCGTGGCCGGCGAGGCAAAGCTTCGGGCAGAAACCAGGGGATCCAGCCGGGAAAGCCACGACAGGCTGAACCAGGCGTTCGGGGAGACCTGCCGGGAGATGGAGCGCCGCCATGGTGTGCGCATCAGTCAGACCCTGGCTGGAGAAGCCATTTATTCCCCGCCCCATCCCGAATTGTGCGCGCTGGCCGCCGGACAGGCCGAAGCTGCCGGACTCCGATCGGAGCCGAAACCCTACCCTATGATGGGATCGGAGGATGCGTTCTACTTTATCGACCGGGTCCACCGCGAAGGCGGTCAGGGAGCCTATTTTATCTTTGGCACCGCCATCCGGGCGCCTCATCATAACCCGATGTTTGACTTTAACGAAGCAATTCTGGAAAAGATGGTCAGCTTCTATACCGCCCTGACACGGGAGCTGCTGTCAGCTCCCCGTCGGTGA
- a CDS encoding ABC transporter substrate-binding protein — MKRKLISGFLLSTLLVSCAPQAPAVTSAPGAGTGQTPASTSAPASPSTAGDLKKVTVLLDWTPNTNHTGLFVAKEKGYFAEAGLDVDIQTPPQGGSPQLVAAGKADFGIDFQDTLAPALAADSPLPVTAVAAILQHNTSGIISRKGEGLGRPKGMEGKKYATWDNPVEQAIIRNVVEKDGGDYSKVQLIPNNITDEVAALKTRQVDSVWIFYGWSGINAQVSGFDFDYFAFKDLNPVFDYYTPVLIASDRMIAQDPETVRKFVGAASKGYTFSAQNPQAAAEILLKHAPELDPTLTQESQKWMANQILDPGKPWGQMDAQRWDGFYRWLWENQLIQKEIPAGQGFTNAFIPGQ; from the coding sequence ATGAAACGAAAACTAATCTCAGGATTCCTGCTGAGCACTCTGCTGGTGAGCTGCGCGCCTCAGGCGCCGGCCGTGACATCGGCCCCCGGCGCGGGCACCGGCCAGACACCGGCTTCGACCAGTGCGCCAGCCAGCCCGTCCACAGCAGGGGATCTGAAGAAAGTGACGGTCCTGCTGGATTGGACACCGAATACGAATCATACCGGGCTGTTTGTCGCCAAGGAAAAAGGCTACTTTGCCGAAGCAGGCCTGGATGTGGATATTCAGACTCCGCCGCAGGGTGGCTCGCCGCAGCTGGTGGCTGCCGGCAAAGCCGACTTCGGCATCGATTTCCAGGATACTCTGGCACCGGCTCTGGCCGCGGATTCACCGCTGCCTGTAACCGCAGTGGCTGCCATTTTGCAGCACAACACCTCGGGGATCATCTCCCGCAAGGGCGAGGGACTGGGCCGGCCCAAAGGCATGGAAGGAAAGAAATACGCCACCTGGGATAACCCGGTGGAGCAGGCCATCATCCGGAATGTGGTGGAAAAAGATGGCGGCGATTACAGCAAGGTTCAGCTGATTCCCAACAACATTACCGACGAGGTCGCGGCCTTGAAGACCCGGCAGGTGGATTCGGTCTGGATCTTCTATGGCTGGTCCGGCATCAATGCTCAGGTTTCCGGCTTCGATTTTGACTACTTTGCTTTTAAGGACCTCAATCCGGTGTTTGACTATTATACGCCGGTGCTGATTGCATCCGACCGCATGATTGCTCAGGACCCGGAAACCGTACGGAAATTTGTCGGCGCCGCGTCCAAGGGCTATACCTTCAGCGCTCAGAATCCGCAGGCGGCGGCAGAGATCCTGCTCAAGCACGCACCGGAGCTGGACCCGACCCTGACGCAGGAAAGCCAGAAGTGGATGGCCAACCAGATCCTGGATCCGGGCAAGCCCTGGGGGCAGATGGACGCGCAGCGCTGGGATGGCTTTTATCGCTGGCTGTGGGAAAATCAGCTGATTCAGAAGGAAATTCCAGCCGGCCAGGGTTTTACCAATGCTTTCATCCCCGGACAGTAA